A window of Bacillus sp. E(2018) contains these coding sequences:
- the yaaA gene encoding S4 domain-containing protein YaaA gives MENVKINTEFITLQQLLKTTDVIQSGGMVKWYLAEHEVLVNGEHETRRGKKLYAGDVVSIPEVGEFKVTTE, from the coding sequence ATGGAAAACGTTAAGATCAACACTGAATTCATCACCCTTCAACAACTGTTGAAAACTACCGATGTCATCCAATCGGGAGGAATGGTAAAATGGTATTTAGCAGAACATGAAGTTCTTGTGAACGGAGAACATGAAACACGCCGAGGTAAGAAACTATATGCGGGTGATGTCGTGTCCATTCCAGAAGTAGGAGAGTTTAAGGTAACAACGGAATAG